A portion of the Stigmatella aurantiaca DW4/3-1 genome contains these proteins:
- the pstC gene encoding phosphate ABC transporter permease subunit PstC — MDREALMQQSLAETVVVPQLSPTARRRQIREKAIAGIITLMAFTGIAALVLIIVFVAKEALALFTDAHAREEASFSKMFLPQVARQGRPPTFTWQPVSSIPKVSMIPLFIGTLKTTFVSMLVAVPLGVAGALFAAEFAPRRLREFLKPIIELLAGIPSVVLGFFALMVLATLLQDTFGFTYRLNAVVAGLGLALAIVPVIFTVAEDALTAVPRSYREASLALGATPWETAWKVVLPAAAPGILAACVLGFGRAIGETMIILMASGNAAIVSSSLGDSVRSLSATIAAEMGEVVVGSPHYSLLFFIGVELFVFTFVLNMVASVWTKKVLKRLTGGAS; from the coding sequence ATGGATAGAGAGGCCCTCATGCAGCAGAGTCTCGCGGAAACCGTGGTGGTCCCGCAGTTGTCGCCCACGGCCCGGCGGCGGCAGATCCGGGAGAAGGCCATCGCGGGCATCATCACGCTCATGGCCTTCACCGGCATCGCCGCCCTGGTGCTGATCATCGTCTTCGTCGCCAAAGAGGCGCTGGCGCTCTTCACGGACGCCCACGCCCGCGAGGAGGCGAGCTTCTCCAAGATGTTCCTGCCCCAGGTGGCCCGTCAGGGGCGGCCCCCCACGTTCACCTGGCAGCCGGTGTCCTCGATCCCGAAGGTGAGCATGATTCCGCTCTTCATCGGGACGCTGAAGACGACGTTCGTCTCCATGCTGGTGGCCGTTCCGCTGGGGGTGGCCGGCGCGCTGTTCGCGGCGGAGTTCGCCCCGCGGCGGCTGCGCGAGTTTCTCAAGCCCATCATCGAGCTGCTGGCGGGCATTCCCTCGGTGGTGCTCGGCTTCTTCGCGCTGATGGTGCTGGCCACCCTTCTTCAGGACACCTTCGGCTTCACCTACCGGCTCAACGCGGTGGTGGCGGGCCTGGGGTTGGCGCTGGCCATCGTGCCCGTCATCTTCACCGTGGCGGAGGATGCGCTCACGGCGGTGCCCCGCAGCTACCGGGAAGCCTCCCTGGCCCTGGGCGCCACCCCTTGGGAGACCGCCTGGAAGGTCGTGCTGCCCGCGGCGGCCCCTGGAATCCTCGCCGCCTGCGTGCTGGGCTTCGGCCGCGCCATCGGCGAGACGATGATCATCCTGATGGCCTCCGGCAACGCCGCCATCGTCTCCTCCAGCCTGGGGGACTCGGTCCGCTCGCTGTCCGCGACCATCGCGGCGGAGATGGGCGAGGTGGTGGTCGGCAGCCCTCACTATTCGCTGCTGTTCTTCATCGGCGTGGAGCTGTTCGTCTTCACCTTCGTCCTGAACATGGTGGCGTCCGTCTGGACGAAGAAAGTCCTCAAGCGGCTCACCGGGGGCGCGTCATGA
- the pstA gene encoding phosphate ABC transporter permease PstA — MKHATRRTVGAALTSLTGLAALLIVTMLALILLDVLRGGAGHVTWEFLSQPPSDGMMRGGIFPALYGTAALTLLMTLAVMPVGVLTAVYLHEYASPDSRLARWVRVAIVNLAGVPSIVFGLFGLGFFIHFVGGGMDRMMGYQTMHWAQPSILWASLTLAVLTLPVVIVSTEEALRAVPMDHRTASLALGATQSQTLMRVVLPGALPGILTGAVLAVSRGAGEVAPILFTGAAYFLPDLPTSLSSQFMHLGYHTYVLATQSPDIEATRPLLYATVLVLLMLTFALNLVAVVIRTRTRRRAANAH, encoded by the coding sequence ATGAAGCACGCCACGCGCCGAACGGTCGGGGCGGCCCTCACCTCGCTCACGGGTCTTGCCGCGCTGCTCATCGTGACCATGCTCGCCCTCATCCTCCTGGATGTGCTCCGGGGCGGAGCGGGCCACGTCACCTGGGAGTTCCTCTCCCAGCCGCCCAGCGATGGAATGATGCGTGGCGGCATCTTCCCGGCGCTCTATGGCACGGCGGCCCTGACGTTGCTGATGACCCTGGCCGTGATGCCCGTGGGCGTGCTCACCGCGGTCTACCTGCACGAGTACGCTTCGCCCGACTCGCGGCTGGCGCGCTGGGTGCGGGTGGCGATCGTCAACCTCGCGGGCGTGCCCTCCATCGTCTTTGGGCTGTTCGGCCTGGGCTTCTTCATCCACTTCGTCGGTGGCGGAATGGACCGCATGATGGGCTACCAGACCATGCACTGGGCCCAGCCCAGCATCCTCTGGGCTTCGCTCACCCTGGCGGTGTTGACCCTGCCGGTGGTCATCGTCTCCACGGAGGAGGCCCTGCGCGCGGTGCCCATGGACCACCGCACCGCCAGCCTGGCGTTGGGGGCCACCCAGTCCCAGACCCTCATGCGGGTGGTGCTGCCGGGTGCGCTGCCAGGCATCCTCACGGGGGCGGTGCTGGCGGTCTCCCGAGGCGCGGGAGAAGTCGCCCCCATCCTCTTCACCGGCGCGGCCTACTTCCTGCCAGATCTCCCCACATCGTTGAGCTCCCAGTTCATGCACCTGGGGTATCACACGTACGTGCTCGCCACACAGTCGCCCGACATCGAGGCCACCCGCCCGCTGCTGTACGCCACGGTGCTGGTGCTGCTGATGCTCACCTTTGCCCTCAACCTCGTCGCGGTCGTCATCCGCACCCGGACCCGCCGGCGTGCCGCGAACGCCCACTGA
- the pstB gene encoding phosphate ABC transporter ATP-binding protein PstB, whose amino-acid sequence MEARALTLRYGSKVAIREVSLAIPEHRVTAMIGPSGCGKSTFLRSLNRMNDLIPHTHHTGTISLDGMSIHDRNVDVVDLRRRVGMVFQKSNPFPKSIFENVAYGLRVGGLKNKAELAVRVEKSLRGAALWDEVKDRLDDSALGLSGGQQQRLCIARAMAVEPEVLLMDEPASALDPIATAKIEELIYVLKATYTIAIVTHNMQQAARVSDRTAFFYMGELVECGPTEQIFTNPHEKRTEDYVTGKFG is encoded by the coding sequence ATGGAGGCGCGGGCGCTGACCCTCCGCTACGGCTCCAAGGTGGCCATCCGTGAAGTGAGCCTCGCCATCCCCGAGCACCGGGTCACGGCGATGATCGGCCCGTCGGGATGTGGCAAGTCCACCTTCCTGCGCTCGCTCAACCGGATGAATGACCTCATCCCCCATACCCACCACACGGGGACCATCTCTCTGGATGGCATGAGCATCCACGACCGGAACGTGGACGTGGTGGACCTGCGCCGCCGCGTGGGCATGGTGTTCCAGAAGTCCAACCCCTTCCCCAAGTCCATCTTCGAGAACGTCGCCTATGGCCTGCGGGTGGGGGGGCTGAAAAACAAGGCGGAGCTTGCCGTCCGGGTGGAGAAGTCGCTCCGGGGCGCGGCGCTCTGGGACGAGGTGAAGGACCGGCTCGATGACAGCGCCCTGGGGCTCTCGGGTGGCCAACAGCAGCGCTTATGCATCGCGCGCGCCATGGCCGTAGAACCCGAAGTGCTCCTCATGGATGAGCCGGCCAGCGCCTTGGATCCGATTGCCACCGCGAAGATCGAAGAGCTCATCTACGTGCTGAAGGCCACCTACACCATCGCCATCGTCACCCACAACATGCAGCAAGCCGCCCGGGTCAGCGACCGGACCGCTTTCTTCTACATGGGGGAATTGGTGGAATGCGGCCCGACAGAGCAGATCTTCACGAACCCGCACGAGAAGCGCACCGAGGACTACGTCACCGGGAAGTTCGGGTAG
- the phoU gene encoding phosphate signaling complex protein PhoU, with protein MPATHTDKAFEQDLRDLRERLLAMGAKVEALIAGSVRALTERDSTLAEKVIQSDKDVNRLEVEIDDLCRRILALRQPAASDLRLITTALKIVTDLERIGDLAVNIAERAHDLNQVPPLAPYVDTPKLAELAQQQVKKALDAFVSDDVAKAEEVLKGDDLLDALFLKIFNELLAYMMEDSKNIRRATALMFIAKHLERIGDHALNVAEMVVYMVRGKDIRHPLSRNLTME; from the coding sequence ATGCCGGCGACCCATACCGACAAGGCGTTTGAGCAGGATCTGCGTGACTTGCGTGAGCGGCTGCTGGCCATGGGCGCCAAGGTGGAGGCGCTCATCGCCGGCAGCGTGCGCGCGCTCACCGAGCGGGATTCCACGCTCGCCGAGAAAGTCATCCAGTCGGACAAGGACGTGAACCGCCTGGAGGTGGAGATCGACGATCTCTGCCGCCGCATCCTCGCCTTGCGCCAGCCCGCGGCCAGCGATCTGCGGTTGATCACCACGGCCCTGAAGATCGTCACCGACCTGGAGCGCATCGGTGACTTGGCGGTGAACATCGCCGAGCGCGCCCACGACCTCAACCAGGTGCCGCCCCTGGCCCCCTACGTGGACACGCCGAAGCTGGCGGAGCTGGCCCAGCAGCAGGTGAAGAAGGCGCTGGATGCCTTCGTCTCCGACGATGTGGCGAAGGCCGAGGAAGTGCTGAAGGGCGACGACCTGCTGGATGCCCTCTTCTTGAAGATCTTCAACGAGCTGCTCGCCTACATGATGGAGGACTCGAAGAACATCCGGCGGGCCACCGCGTTGATGTTCATCGCCAAGCACCTGGAGCGCATCGGCGACCACGCGCTGAACGTGGCGGAGATGGTCGTCTACATGGTGCGGGGCAAGGACATCCGCCACCCACTGAGCCGAAACCTGACCATGGAGTAA
- a CDS encoding ceramide glucosyltransferase, translated as MPVAALLLFSAAFLGLLALAVQLALVLRHRPRSGQSHPKPETSPGISILKPLCGVDDDLEANLEQFATLDYPRYEVILGVKDMRDPAYALARMAVARWPHVMKLALQEGEPGLNPKVNQLVTLSAEARYGLWVISDSNVRVAPGYLREIAEGFEDPEVGCVTHPIAGIGERTVGSLMDNLHLASSAAAGVIAAKRLVDKDIVVGKSMAMRREDVEALGGFFSVKDVLAEDFVIGQWITHKLGKRVVIARTPVFNVSLNKRVGDFFKRYVRWSVIHHMSVSTPTYMAQALLNPAPLALLAALLAPSWESFAAAGTVALVKALLDLTVFRALRPEPVSWSAVPVVLLKDALLFVAWCNGLFSRTVQWRGTRLRVLAGTRLAASTAPSTPPLSTSDVAGHEELLAG; from the coding sequence ATGCCCGTTGCCGCCCTGCTGCTGTTCTCCGCCGCCTTTCTGGGACTTCTCGCCCTGGCCGTGCAGCTCGCCCTCGTCCTGCGCCACCGGCCCCGCTCCGGCCAGTCCCACCCCAAGCCCGAGACGTCCCCTGGCATCTCCATCCTCAAGCCCCTGTGCGGCGTGGATGACGATCTGGAGGCCAACCTGGAGCAGTTCGCCACGCTGGACTACCCCCGCTATGAGGTCATCCTGGGGGTGAAGGACATGAGGGACCCGGCCTACGCCCTGGCCCGGATGGCCGTTGCCCGCTGGCCCCACGTCATGAAGCTGGCGCTGCAAGAGGGCGAGCCAGGACTCAACCCGAAGGTGAACCAGCTCGTCACGCTCTCGGCAGAGGCGCGGTACGGCCTTTGGGTCATCAGCGACTCGAACGTGCGTGTGGCCCCAGGCTACCTGCGGGAGATCGCCGAGGGGTTCGAGGATCCCGAAGTGGGCTGTGTCACGCACCCCATCGCCGGCATCGGCGAGAGGACGGTGGGCTCCCTGATGGACAACCTGCACCTGGCCTCCAGCGCCGCGGCGGGGGTGATCGCCGCCAAGCGCCTGGTGGACAAGGACATCGTGGTGGGCAAGTCCATGGCCATGCGGCGAGAGGACGTGGAGGCGCTGGGGGGCTTCTTTTCCGTCAAGGACGTGCTCGCGGAGGACTTCGTCATTGGCCAGTGGATCACCCACAAGCTGGGCAAGCGCGTGGTGATTGCCCGGACGCCAGTCTTCAACGTCTCCCTGAACAAGCGCGTGGGAGACTTCTTCAAGCGCTATGTGCGCTGGAGCGTCATCCACCACATGTCGGTGTCCACGCCCACCTATATGGCCCAGGCCCTGCTCAACCCGGCGCCCCTGGCCTTGCTTGCCGCGCTGTTGGCGCCCTCCTGGGAGTCCTTCGCGGCAGCGGGGACCGTAGCGCTCGTGAAGGCACTGCTGGACCTCACGGTGTTCCGAGCCCTGCGCCCGGAGCCCGTCTCCTGGAGCGCGGTGCCCGTGGTTCTCCTCAAGGACGCACTGCTCTTCGTGGCCTGGTGCAACGGCCTGTTCAGCCGGACGGTCCAGTGGCGCGGCACGCGGCTTCGGGTTCTCGCGGGTACACGACTGGCAGCGTCCACAGCCCCCAGCACCCCACCCCTCTCCACGAGCGACGTGGCGGGACACGAGGAGCTGCTCGCGGGCTGA
- a CDS encoding response regulator, with product MADDARKVLVVDDDADWREFLKLCLEELGYETIEAADGPEALASLSRERCGVMLLDLNMPGMSGLEVVERMPRNASPRIVFLTSAAAQDVGSALLSGPHYYLPKGASRDELSLLLQSLDA from the coding sequence ATGGCGGACGATGCACGCAAGGTCCTGGTCGTGGACGACGACGCGGACTGGCGAGAGTTCCTCAAGCTCTGCCTCGAAGAGCTTGGTTACGAGACCATTGAAGCCGCCGATGGGCCCGAGGCCCTGGCCTCCCTCTCTCGTGAGCGGTGCGGCGTCATGCTCCTGGACCTGAACATGCCGGGAATGAGCGGGCTGGAGGTCGTCGAGCGGATGCCTCGAAACGCCTCGCCCCGCATCGTCTTCCTGACCTCTGCGGCGGCCCAAGACGTGGGCAGCGCGCTGCTGTCCGGGCCGCATTACTACCTCCCCAAGGGAGCCAGCCGGGACGAGCTGTCACTCCTGCTCCAATCTCTGGACGCCTGA
- the rnk gene encoding nucleoside diphosphate kinase regulator, giving the protein MSSRSVHEPRFAATVPSLQITAEDMIRLRAVVERHLEGTKAAAAEQLELELDRARVVRQEQIPPDIVTMRSRVLFEDLDTGRRREASLVYPEEANIDQSRVSILAPVGLAVLGLQVGDIIEWPLPNERLGKLRILEVLYQPEAAGDFHL; this is encoded by the coding sequence ATGAGTTCACGTTCCGTGCACGAGCCGCGCTTCGCGGCAACCGTTCCGTCCTTGCAAATCACCGCCGAGGACATGATCCGCCTGCGGGCGGTGGTCGAACGGCATCTGGAGGGCACCAAGGCGGCTGCGGCCGAGCAACTGGAACTGGAACTGGACCGTGCCCGGGTGGTGCGGCAGGAGCAGATCCCTCCCGACATCGTCACCATGAGGTCGCGCGTTCTCTTCGAGGACCTGGACACGGGCCGCCGCCGGGAGGCGTCGCTGGTCTATCCAGAAGAGGCGAACATCGATCAGTCGAGGGTCTCGATCCTGGCGCCGGTGGGGCTGGCCGTATTGGGCCTTCAGGTGGGTGACATCATCGAGTGGCCGTTGCCCAACGAGCGCCTTGGCAAACTCCGCATTCTGGAGGTTCTCTACCAGCCGGAGGCGGCAGGCGACTTCCACCTGTGA
- a CDS encoding polysaccharide deacetylase family protein translates to MSRLLPPGSTAVTLIFSDTLKSQTRVGPLFAKYGLHATLYVSSGRIGFGSGYLSLGDLRALAEAGHEVGSHTLDHEELEDLPPAEVRRQVCDDRVALMGLGFSVTSFSYPFSSDTPPVRQIVSDCAFNSASATGLIRNPTGCPNCPLAETLPPLDPFRIRAVTSIKADWTLENLQSLVLQAEGVGGGWIMLSFHQICEGCATYSISEAKLDAFLAWLAPRASRGTYVMTTHELVGGPVKPPIQSDGGVADAGPFDAGVPDAGSPDAGIPDGGPPGESLPLPNPSLETDSDEDNVPDCWKRQNPGASLGGWLRTSESRAGKWAQRARIGSGPPGERRLVVLQDSGACALAVTPGRSYRLSAWYKTDSQAGFVADYRTSTGNWVSWTTGPDLRLNATSYAHGTWTTPPLPADATHLSIGLALRAAGFLLMEDFALEALAPPP, encoded by the coding sequence GTGAGTCGACTGCTCCCCCCGGGCTCGACAGCCGTCACCCTCATCTTCTCGGACACACTGAAGAGCCAGACGCGTGTCGGCCCGCTGTTCGCGAAGTACGGACTGCACGCCACCCTGTACGTCAGCAGCGGGCGCATCGGGTTCGGCAGCGGCTACCTCTCCCTGGGGGACCTAAGAGCCCTCGCGGAGGCCGGGCACGAGGTGGGCAGCCACACCCTGGATCACGAGGAGCTGGAGGATCTACCACCCGCGGAGGTGCGAAGACAGGTATGTGATGACCGTGTCGCCCTGATGGGACTGGGATTCTCCGTCACGTCGTTTTCCTACCCCTTCAGCTCGGACACGCCCCCCGTGCGGCAGATCGTCAGCGACTGCGCATTCAACAGCGCCAGCGCCACAGGCCTGATCCGCAACCCCACCGGCTGTCCGAACTGCCCGCTCGCGGAGACCCTTCCCCCGCTGGACCCTTTCCGCATCCGCGCGGTCACCTCCATCAAGGCAGACTGGACGCTGGAGAATTTGCAGAGCCTGGTGCTCCAAGCCGAGGGGGTGGGGGGAGGATGGATCATGCTCTCCTTTCACCAGATCTGTGAGGGGTGCGCGACGTACAGCATCTCCGAGGCGAAGCTGGACGCGTTCCTCGCATGGCTCGCACCCCGCGCTTCACGGGGCACGTATGTGATGACCACGCACGAGCTCGTTGGCGGGCCCGTGAAGCCCCCCATCCAGAGTGATGGCGGAGTCGCCGACGCGGGCCCCTTCGATGCGGGCGTGCCGGACGCGGGCTCACCGGACGCAGGCATCCCGGACGGAGGTCCCCCGGGAGAGTCCCTCCCCCTGCCCAACCCCTCGCTGGAGACCGACAGCGACGAGGACAACGTGCCCGACTGCTGGAAGCGGCAAAACCCGGGCGCCTCCCTGGGAGGCTGGTTGCGGACATCGGAGTCCCGAGCTGGGAAATGGGCGCAGCGGGCACGCATCGGCAGCGGCCCTCCCGGGGAGCGGCGGCTGGTGGTCCTCCAGGACAGCGGCGCCTGCGCGCTGGCGGTGACGCCCGGGCGCTCCTACCGGCTCTCCGCCTGGTACAAAACCGACTCCCAGGCTGGATTCGTTGCCGATTACCGCACCTCCACCGGCAACTGGGTGTCCTGGACAACGGGGCCAGACCTCCGGTTGAACGCCACCTCATACGCCCACGGAACGTGGACCACCCCCCCGTTGCCCGCGGATGCCACGCACCTCAGCATCGGACTGGCGTTGAGGGCCGCGGGCTTCCTCCTGATGGAGGACTTCGCACTCGAAGCGCTCGCGCCTCCACCGTGA